A region of Salinibacter sp. 10B DNA encodes the following proteins:
- the typA gene encoding translational GTPase TypA, producing the protein MKQSDLRDIAIVAHVDHGKTTLVDAMLWQSGIFRDNETVQERMMDTMDLEREKGITIMANNTAIRYEGKKINIVDTPGHADFGGEVERTLRMVDGIMLLVDAAEGPLPQTRFVVQKALNLGLPAIVVLNKIDRDDARPEESLDAIYDLFIDLGADMDQIDFPVLYTVATEGQCKRDLAEEEWSNLRPLLDTILDEIPAPSGDPDGTLQTLVTSVQRDDYLGPIAVGRVEQGTLKNRQKVTLCHRDGTTEQAKISELFTYQDLQRVETEEAGPGEIVAIAGVEGIGLGESLSHPEHPEPLEPIDIDEPTMSMEFRINDGPFSGQEGEFVTSRQLRDRLFDEARNNLAIRVEETDTANALNVYGRGELQMAILIEQMRREGYEFCVGMPQVITKEVDGETHEPYEIAEIDIPEEHMGVVMERLGERKGQMQHMQKNDSGRVRLKFDVPSRGLIGYRSKFLADTKGTGLLTHRFEEFRPWAGEIPHRTTGALVADRQGETTAYALLNLQDRGEFFVAPGDRVYKGMIVGENNKPQDLDLNVTREKKLTNMRAAAGDELEHVPTPRDMSLEECLEFIREDELVEITPEAYRLRKRHRDPEKRVKAKKQKAGSHS; encoded by the coding sequence ATGAAGCAGTCCGACCTTCGCGACATCGCCATTGTGGCCCACGTGGACCACGGCAAAACCACGCTCGTGGACGCGATGCTGTGGCAGAGCGGCATCTTCCGCGACAACGAGACGGTGCAGGAGCGGATGATGGACACGATGGACCTGGAGCGGGAAAAGGGCATCACCATCATGGCCAACAACACGGCCATCCGCTACGAGGGCAAAAAGATCAACATTGTCGATACGCCCGGCCACGCCGACTTTGGGGGCGAGGTAGAGCGCACGCTCCGGATGGTGGACGGCATCATGCTGCTGGTCGATGCGGCCGAGGGGCCGCTCCCGCAGACGCGCTTCGTGGTGCAGAAGGCGCTCAACCTGGGCCTCCCGGCCATCGTGGTCCTCAACAAAATCGACCGCGACGATGCGCGCCCCGAGGAGTCGCTCGATGCCATCTACGACCTCTTTATCGATCTCGGGGCCGACATGGACCAGATCGACTTCCCGGTGCTCTACACCGTGGCCACCGAGGGGCAGTGCAAGCGCGATCTCGCCGAAGAGGAATGGTCGAACCTCCGGCCCCTCCTCGACACGATTCTCGACGAGATTCCGGCGCCGTCCGGCGACCCCGACGGCACGCTCCAGACGCTTGTGACCAGCGTGCAGCGCGACGACTACCTCGGCCCCATCGCCGTGGGGCGCGTGGAGCAGGGCACCCTCAAGAACCGACAGAAGGTGACGCTCTGCCATCGCGATGGCACCACCGAGCAGGCCAAAATCAGCGAGCTGTTTACCTACCAGGACTTGCAGCGCGTGGAAACGGAGGAGGCCGGGCCGGGCGAGATTGTCGCCATCGCGGGCGTCGAAGGCATCGGCCTGGGCGAAAGTCTCTCCCACCCCGAACATCCGGAGCCCCTGGAGCCGATTGACATCGACGAGCCGACGATGTCGATGGAGTTCCGCATCAACGACGGGCCGTTCAGCGGGCAGGAGGGCGAGTTCGTTACCTCCCGCCAGCTGCGCGACCGCCTCTTCGACGAGGCGCGCAACAACCTCGCCATCCGTGTGGAGGAGACCGACACCGCCAACGCGCTCAATGTCTACGGCCGCGGCGAGCTGCAGATGGCCATCCTCATCGAGCAGATGCGGCGCGAGGGCTACGAGTTCTGCGTCGGCATGCCGCAGGTCATCACCAAGGAGGTCGACGGCGAGACGCACGAGCCCTACGAGATTGCCGAGATCGACATTCCGGAGGAGCACATGGGCGTAGTGATGGAGCGCCTCGGCGAGCGGAAGGGACAGATGCAGCACATGCAGAAAAACGACAGCGGGCGCGTCCGCCTCAAGTTTGACGTGCCGAGCCGGGGCCTCATCGGGTACCGGTCCAAGTTTTTGGCCGACACGAAGGGGACGGGCCTCCTCACGCACCGCTTTGAGGAATTTCGGCCGTGGGCCGGCGAGATTCCGCACCGCACGACCGGTGCCCTCGTGGCCGATCGTCAGGGCGAAACGACGGCCTACGCGCTGCTCAACCTCCAGGACCGCGGCGAGTTCTTCGTCGCGCCCGGCGACCGGGTGTACAAGGGCATGATCGTGGGCGAGAACAACAAGCCCCAAGACCTCGACCTCAACGTGACGCGGGAGAAGAAGCTCACCAACATGCGCGCTGCCGCCGGAGACGAGCTGGAGCACGTGCCGACCCCGCGCGACATGTCGCTGGAGGAGTGCCTGGAGTTCATTCGGGAGGATGAGCTCGTGGAGATCACGCCGGAGGCCTATCGTCTGCGCAAGCGCCACCGCGATCCGGAGAAGCGCGTGAAGGCGAAAAAGCAGAAGGCGGGCAGCCACTCGTAA
- a CDS encoding potassium channel protein yields the protein MKTISTQLSYFLEDRAVQRNLWLLVRYVLLLIAVIFVFTVGFHFIMLYVEGEQHSWITGLYWTLTVMSTLGFGDITFQSDIGRLFSVVVLMTGIVMLLIVLPFAFIRFFYAPWLEAQIRNRAPRALPADTRDHVILCHHDPIAKGVIDRLERDDIPYVVLEPDPRAAGDLLYDGVTVMAGNTDSRDTYDAARASQARFVLANQGDVDNTNVTLTVREAAPDVPIAAIVNDDDSQDILELSGATHTLPIKRWLGEQLASRINAQHAELHPIGQYRDLRFAELPVHNTPLQGKSIREAGLRDKFGVTVGGVWERGTFRAAQPDYTLGPSSVPVVVGTTDQLQRLNERISPYDVNPNPVLVIGGGTVGRAAVRTLSQRDVPVHLVERNPERCQALRPHCEAVFQGDASEYTLLRKAGIDDAPSVLLTTNDDAVNIYLASYCRRLNPELRVVSRITHERNLEAIHRAGADFVLSYATLGVEAVYSALKGKRLVVLGEGVDLLTRDVPSSLRGRTLAESEIGARTGLNVVAIEHNGTFTTDLTADSTLPPNGRLIMIGTDAQASTFVEQFEQE from the coding sequence ATGAAGACAATCAGCACCCAGCTCTCCTACTTTTTGGAGGACCGCGCCGTCCAGCGCAATCTGTGGTTGCTGGTGCGCTACGTGCTCCTCCTGATCGCGGTCATCTTCGTGTTCACGGTGGGTTTTCACTTCATCATGCTGTACGTGGAGGGGGAGCAGCACTCGTGGATCACTGGACTGTACTGGACCCTCACGGTGATGAGCACGCTCGGCTTCGGGGACATCACGTTTCAGTCCGACATTGGCCGGCTCTTCAGCGTCGTCGTACTGATGACGGGGATCGTGATGCTGCTGATTGTGCTGCCGTTCGCGTTCATTCGCTTCTTCTACGCCCCGTGGCTGGAGGCCCAGATTCGCAATCGTGCCCCTCGTGCCCTCCCGGCCGACACTCGTGACCACGTCATTCTTTGCCACCATGATCCCATTGCCAAGGGGGTGATCGACCGGCTGGAGCGGGACGACATTCCGTACGTGGTGCTGGAGCCCGATCCGCGAGCGGCCGGGGACCTGCTCTACGACGGCGTGACGGTGATGGCAGGAAATACCGACAGCCGCGACACCTACGACGCCGCGCGTGCATCCCAGGCGCGATTCGTTCTCGCCAACCAAGGCGACGTCGACAACACCAACGTCACGCTCACGGTACGCGAGGCAGCCCCCGACGTGCCCATCGCTGCCATCGTCAACGACGACGATTCACAGGACATCTTGGAGCTGAGCGGGGCTACGCACACTCTCCCCATCAAGCGGTGGCTGGGCGAGCAGCTGGCCAGTCGTATTAATGCCCAGCACGCCGAACTCCATCCCATCGGCCAGTACCGTGACCTCCGGTTTGCCGAGCTGCCCGTTCATAACACCCCGCTGCAAGGAAAATCCATCCGTGAGGCTGGGCTGCGGGACAAGTTTGGGGTGACCGTGGGCGGAGTGTGGGAGCGCGGCACCTTCCGTGCGGCACAGCCGGACTACACACTGGGCCCGTCGAGCGTGCCGGTCGTAGTGGGCACGACCGACCAGCTCCAGCGACTGAACGAGCGGATCTCGCCGTACGACGTGAATCCGAATCCTGTGCTCGTGATCGGTGGTGGAACCGTGGGTCGGGCGGCCGTTCGCACGCTGAGCCAACGGGACGTGCCGGTGCACCTCGTGGAGCGCAATCCGGAGCGATGCCAGGCCCTGCGCCCGCACTGCGAGGCCGTCTTCCAGGGGGATGCGTCCGAATACACGCTGCTGCGCAAGGCGGGAATCGACGATGCCCCATCGGTTCTCCTCACGACCAACGACGACGCCGTCAACATCTACCTCGCCTCGTACTGCCGCCGCCTCAATCCCGAACTCCGTGTGGTAAGTCGCATCACGCACGAGCGCAACCTGGAGGCCATCCACCGCGCCGGAGCCGACTTCGTGCTCAGCTACGCCACCCTGGGGGTCGAGGCCGTCTACTCAGCCCTCAAGGGCAAGCGGCTCGTGGTGCTGGGCGAGGGCGTCGATCTTCTTACGCGCGACGTCCCCTCTTCGCTTCGGGGACGCACGCTGGCGGAGAGCGAGATCGGCGCACGCACCGGCCTCAACGTCGTCGCTATCGAACACAACGGCACCTTCACGACGGACCTAACGGCCGATTCGACGCTCCCCCCGAACGGACGCCTCATCATGATCGGCACTGATGCCCAGGCGTCAACGTTTGTCGAACAGTTCGAGCAAGAGTAA
- a CDS encoding DUF5777 family beta-barrel protein — protein sequence MAAQPAPGAQKVPTRATGGTPPDSSGVASTESDTTRLYEDPMPFSGWKVINVPTDRTLKGGNWLFLISHRFNPAVSEGYSAFYGLDGPAVIYLSLGYALTDEWLVALARSNSDDNVELEMRYRLMEEAGASPLGLSVQGAANWLTEDRPNESQWRGNAFKETVQVTLTRTVGERLGLAVVPGLTLNPDEHVSGEAPLVTLGLGARLKLQEKVALVAEWIPILSRSDRTVTGATRYATWSAGIEVTTEGHVFQVVASNNAGLSTDQYLSGGDLAPGNIYEGQFRLGFNIFRILDFSKF from the coding sequence GTGGCGGCACAGCCCGCGCCGGGGGCGCAAAAAGTCCCCACCCGTGCTACGGGAGGAACGCCGCCGGACTCTTCGGGCGTTGCGAGCACAGAGAGTGATACCACTCGGCTGTACGAGGATCCGATGCCGTTCAGCGGCTGGAAGGTGATCAACGTGCCCACGGACCGGACCTTGAAGGGCGGAAACTGGCTCTTCCTGATCAGCCACCGGTTCAACCCAGCCGTGAGCGAAGGGTATTCGGCATTCTACGGCCTCGACGGGCCGGCTGTCATCTATCTTAGCTTAGGATACGCCCTCACTGACGAGTGGCTCGTGGCCCTGGCGCGCTCGAATTCCGATGATAACGTCGAGCTGGAGATGCGGTACCGGCTGATGGAGGAGGCGGGCGCCAGTCCTCTGGGGCTCTCCGTCCAAGGGGCTGCCAACTGGCTCACTGAGGATCGTCCAAACGAGTCTCAGTGGCGGGGCAATGCGTTTAAGGAGACCGTCCAGGTCACCCTGACCCGCACGGTCGGCGAGCGGCTTGGGCTGGCCGTCGTGCCGGGGCTAACCCTGAACCCAGACGAGCACGTGAGCGGGGAGGCTCCCCTCGTTACTCTCGGGCTCGGAGCGCGGTTGAAACTTCAGGAAAAGGTGGCCCTCGTGGCCGAGTGGATTCCCATCCTTTCGCGTTCTGATCGCACCGTCACCGGCGCCACGCGCTACGCCACCTGGAGTGCTGGGATCGAGGTCACGACCGAAGGGCACGTCTTTCAGGTTGTGGCCAGCAACAACGCTGGCCTGTCCACGGATCAATACCTGTCGGGGGGGGACTTGGCCCCCGGCAACATCTACGAAGGGCAATTCCGGCTCGGTTTCAACATCTTCCGCATCCTCGACTTTTCGAAGTTCTGA
- a CDS encoding YceI family protein: MEACAQRVAATVDSTASVIDYTGSATLHDWTGTSRDVSGTMVLDLDTPDSSRVVVRVPVASFESGPNRRDRRMREVTEAETYPVVEFRTTEVQPVQWGRTAGGHAGRWRTTGDLTFHGQTHPVEAEVSVRTTDDSVHARARFPVSLTRFDVERPELLWMAPIGDTVRIDARVSGAIASVEGGTGRIEADRSERTGTQSIASTDLRSVIPLEYAGNSASVYAEARRSPGGEWTWMVALYGFADQPIGLADARTVTLTADRHSVEPYRVESSQRRLDDETIVEILRMYVTRPAFETLAEALTVTATVGTARFSADWTARRDLRRILQEVSSHSSRPVSTHESN, encoded by the coding sequence ATGGAGGCCTGTGCCCAGCGCGTAGCCGCCACCGTTGATTCCACGGCCAGCGTGATTGACTACACCGGCTCGGCCACGCTGCACGACTGGACCGGAACGAGCCGCGACGTGTCCGGAACGATGGTGCTCGACCTCGACACGCCCGACAGTAGCCGCGTCGTCGTTCGGGTTCCCGTTGCCAGCTTCGAGAGCGGACCCAACCGGCGCGACCGCCGGATGCGTGAGGTCACCGAGGCCGAGACGTACCCGGTTGTGGAGTTTCGCACGACTGAGGTTCAGCCGGTCCAGTGGGGCCGTACCGCCGGGGGCCACGCCGGCCGGTGGCGGACGACGGGTGATCTTACCTTCCACGGGCAGACGCACCCGGTGGAAGCCGAGGTGAGCGTCCGAACGACTGACGACAGCGTTCACGCCCGGGCGCGTTTTCCAGTGTCTTTAACCCGGTTCGACGTCGAGCGTCCGGAGCTTCTCTGGATGGCGCCCATCGGCGACACCGTTCGGATCGATGCTCGAGTGTCGGGGGCGATCGCGTCGGTTGAGGGGGGGACCGGACGCATCGAGGCGGACCGCAGCGAGAGGACTGGAACGCAGAGCATTGCAAGCACCGATCTTCGGAGCGTGATCCCCCTTGAGTATGCAGGCAATAGTGCAAGCGTATATGCCGAGGCCCGGCGGTCGCCAGGAGGAGAGTGGACGTGGATGGTTGCCCTCTACGGATTTGCCGACCAGCCGATTGGGCTTGCGGACGCACGGACCGTCACACTCACGGCGGATCGGCACTCGGTGGAACCGTATCGAGTGGAAAGTTCGCAACGGCGGCTCGACGACGAAACGATCGTCGAAATTTTGCGGATGTACGTGACGCGCCCGGCATTCGAAACCCTTGCGGAGGCGCTTACCGTGACGGCCACCGTGGGGACGGCGCGCTTTTCGGCCGACTGGACGGCCCGGCGCGACTTGCGGCGCATTCTGCAGGAGGTGTCCTCTCACTCGTCGCGTCCGGTCTCCACCCACGAGAGCAACTGA
- a CDS encoding carboxypeptidase regulatory-like domain-containing protein, whose amino-acid sequence MTRSVRFPALQVGGILLGLVLGLGGGALPPLHAQQAPEAPRYTMMFRDVALETALGRVAETTRINLVYDSELVQGRQVYCTARDATPEDLLRCLLADVALDFYETSGGTYVLTDSPRQPSLRGDLTGIVVDARTGEPLSHAHVILATANTGAASNEAGRFQVPGLTSGVHRVVATHLGYEPAVDSVRVLPGDRVERRITLEPTALASKPIVVDGAERHGPEDGLGAPSLGAGELKKTGRMGTPDVLGRAGTRMGVYRQFPRADLHVQGGGAGEHEVRLDGMPIRNPVTLRRLLGAFSPLALDRLTVRKAGFGVEHGSTISGIVSAEHALSTSTPTYGEVTLDPMSVNAEGHGSIDLREGRSAHLRVAARSSVWDVYQDPTLDRLLREWNVVDPMLLSSYFGDGTDLPAFSPVAQTADVGFSDLHAAARVDLGPFRSLSVSGYRGRNHLHTQFVAQDPTGMLTQDRYDWANTAGQARVDWTLGARTSAAVQLRASEHRVHRGYQMTYGNPDPGDSIDGVIDSLQQSLDPSLWPDDRNRIRELSLETTGQYAVTSRHHLKGGVEISRLTSQFRLGGRFLQPTAFEDTRWQIGGYVRDAVSLSVNTTLTAGTRLTYLPIRQTLYAEPRAQLHHEGGAPGLGPYAVRGAVGLYRQFVNRFDASSTSPTAILPSMRFWLPVGAGHAPPRAYHAALNGRVRPHDRWRIAGEAYYKHYAHLLSLDYTALEGDPGTSVAPSDAIAATDGYALGGGLALTRDGPLLQTTLRYDWSRSHRRFPGRFGGERVPVPWNQPHRLSLSTEMEATEALRLMVRGERGWGRSWGFRQTYYDYLGGQSDIEAVLGRSLNAPSTHVLAPRMRLDLGLRYTLQWSDLVLEARLDVINVFDRANPFDWGVRPTDDGMTRTTRRLPGRRAVGGLTVRY is encoded by the coding sequence ATGACCCGATCTGTTCGATTTCCAGCCCTGCAGGTTGGGGGCATTCTCTTGGGCCTCGTACTGGGACTCGGCGGCGGAGCACTCCCCCCGCTTCACGCCCAGCAGGCTCCGGAGGCGCCCCGCTACACCATGATGTTTCGGGACGTGGCGCTGGAGACGGCCCTCGGCCGCGTGGCGGAGACGACTCGCATCAACCTGGTGTACGACTCAGAGCTGGTGCAGGGACGGCAGGTGTACTGCACGGCCCGTGACGCGACGCCAGAAGATCTGCTGCGCTGCCTCCTGGCGGACGTGGCGCTCGACTTTTATGAGACCTCAGGGGGCACCTACGTACTCACGGACTCCCCACGGCAGCCGTCGCTTCGCGGCGACCTCACCGGCATCGTCGTAGACGCGCGCACCGGCGAGCCGCTTTCCCACGCTCACGTTATTCTCGCTACTGCCAACACGGGCGCCGCGAGCAACGAGGCCGGGCGCTTCCAGGTGCCGGGACTTACCTCGGGCGTCCATCGCGTCGTGGCCACGCACCTTGGCTACGAGCCGGCGGTCGATAGTGTCCGTGTGCTTCCCGGCGACCGTGTGGAGCGTCGCATTACGCTGGAGCCCACGGCCCTCGCGTCCAAGCCCATCGTGGTGGATGGCGCAGAGCGGCATGGGCCGGAGGACGGCCTCGGCGCCCCGTCTCTCGGGGCCGGCGAGCTCAAAAAGACCGGACGTATGGGGACGCCCGACGTGCTGGGCCGGGCCGGGACCCGGATGGGCGTGTACCGGCAGTTTCCACGGGCTGATCTGCACGTACAGGGAGGCGGGGCTGGTGAGCACGAGGTGCGTCTCGACGGCATGCCCATCCGCAACCCCGTCACGCTCCGCCGTCTCTTGGGGGCATTCAGCCCACTGGCCCTCGATCGGCTGACGGTCCGAAAGGCGGGCTTTGGGGTCGAACACGGGAGCACCATCTCGGGCATCGTGTCGGCCGAGCACGCGTTGAGTACGAGCACCCCGACCTATGGCGAAGTCACGCTCGATCCGATGAGCGTGAACGCGGAAGGGCATGGCTCGATCGACCTTCGAGAAGGACGCAGCGCCCACCTGCGTGTAGCGGCGCGGTCGAGCGTGTGGGACGTGTACCAGGACCCGACCCTCGACCGCCTCCTGCGCGAGTGGAACGTGGTCGATCCGATGCTGCTATCGTCCTACTTCGGCGATGGCACCGATCTGCCGGCCTTCTCGCCCGTTGCGCAGACGGCCGACGTAGGCTTTTCCGACCTGCACGCCGCCGCCCGCGTCGATCTCGGCCCTTTTCGTTCCCTTTCCGTGTCCGGCTACCGGGGGCGCAACCACCTCCATACCCAGTTCGTGGCGCAAGATCCCACCGGCATGCTCACGCAAGACCGGTACGACTGGGCCAACACCGCCGGGCAGGCGCGGGTGGACTGGACGCTCGGTGCCCGTACGTCGGCCGCCGTGCAGCTTCGGGCGAGTGAGCACCGAGTGCATCGGGGCTACCAGATGACGTACGGAAATCCGGACCCGGGCGACAGCATCGACGGCGTCATCGACTCGCTCCAGCAGAGCCTCGATCCGTCCCTGTGGCCCGACGACCGGAACCGCATTCGGGAATTGAGCCTCGAAACGACGGGCCAGTACGCCGTCACCTCACGCCATCATCTGAAGGGGGGTGTGGAGATCTCGCGCCTCACGAGCCAGTTCCGGCTGGGGGGACGGTTTCTCCAGCCCACGGCCTTCGAGGATACGCGCTGGCAGATCGGCGGCTATGTTCGGGATGCGGTGTCGCTGAGCGTGAACACAACCCTCACGGCCGGCACACGCCTCACGTATCTCCCAATCCGGCAGACCCTCTACGCCGAGCCGCGCGCGCAACTGCATCATGAGGGGGGAGCGCCCGGCCTTGGTCCCTATGCTGTGCGGGGAGCAGTCGGCCTCTACCGGCAGTTCGTAAACCGGTTCGACGCCAGCAGCACGAGTCCCACGGCCATCCTGCCGTCCATGCGCTTCTGGCTGCCAGTGGGGGCGGGCCATGCCCCGCCGAGGGCCTACCACGCTGCCCTTAACGGGCGCGTTCGGCCCCACGACCGGTGGCGGATCGCCGGTGAAGCGTACTACAAGCACTATGCCCACCTCCTGTCACTCGACTACACTGCGCTGGAGGGAGACCCTGGCACTTCTGTCGCCCCGTCCGACGCCATCGCTGCGACAGACGGATACGCCCTCGGGGGCGGACTCGCCCTCACCCGAGACGGGCCGCTTCTGCAGACCACGCTCCGGTATGATTGGAGCCGGTCCCATCGCCGGTTTCCTGGGCGCTTTGGAGGGGAACGGGTGCCGGTGCCCTGGAATCAGCCGCACCGCCTCTCGTTGTCGACCGAGATGGAGGCGACCGAGGCTCTTCGGCTCATGGTGCGAGGCGAGCGGGGATGGGGACGTAGCTGGGGCTTTCGGCAAACCTACTACGACTATCTCGGTGGGCAGTCGGACATCGAGGCCGTTCTCGGACGGTCGCTGAATGCGCCTTCTACTCATGTCTTGGCTCCCCGTATGCGCCTCGATCTCGGCCTCCGCTACACCCTGCAGTGGAGCGATTTGGTCCTGGAGGCTCGGCTCGATGTCATCAATGTCTTCGACCGTGCGAATCCTTTCGATTGGGGCGTCCGGCCCACGGACGACGGCATGACCCGCACGACGCGGCGGCTTCCGGGTCGTCGCGCGGTGGGCGGCCTTACAGTGCGCTATTGA
- a CDS encoding FecR family protein, with protein MSRDESNIPPELREVLEGHRSDGQQSSDLEEVWDLLDDAVPSDEDLPEAEDTWAGVREHIEGSSEENERRADDHNPADRSSARPSAQQRRWRWGSAVAVLLVLAVAGWWWMRPLSVRTAPGATVTHTLPDGSTVELNADSRLAYDRTFSTVSLLQSERRLVRLRGEAFFEVEDGVRPFVVQTPTAQIEVVGTSFSVNSRVDEEEGTLVALAEGQLRVTGRTANARTTSVQPGQAVTVGRTGPLTAVRDTSIDRVTVWRRGGFAVTGAPLPDLAEALERRFGQTIQLDASISESMRTAPLTLYYAQNADLEQILHDICMARNLTYRSTANGFVLSRAGDTQASRLP; from the coding sequence ATGAGCCGCGACGAATCGAACATTCCCCCTGAGCTCCGGGAGGTCCTGGAGGGCCACCGTTCCGACGGTCAGCAGTCGTCGGATCTGGAGGAGGTGTGGGATCTTCTGGATGACGCTGTTCCGTCGGATGAGGACCTGCCGGAGGCGGAGGACACCTGGGCGGGGGTGCGCGAGCACATTGAGGGGAGCAGCGAAGAGAATGAGCGTCGCGCGGACGATCATAACCCAGCCGACCGAAGCTCGGCACGCCCCTCGGCGCAGCAGCGTCGATGGCGGTGGGGCAGTGCCGTGGCCGTCCTGTTGGTGCTTGCAGTCGCCGGCTGGTGGTGGATGCGGCCCCTTTCCGTGCGGACGGCCCCCGGCGCTACGGTCACGCACACGCTTCCGGACGGCTCGACAGTGGAGCTCAATGCCGACTCGCGCCTCGCGTACGACCGGACGTTTTCAACCGTCTCTCTGCTACAGTCCGAGCGGCGCCTCGTCCGCCTCCGCGGTGAGGCCTTCTTTGAGGTCGAGGACGGCGTCCGCCCGTTCGTGGTGCAAACGCCGACGGCCCAAATTGAGGTCGTGGGTACGTCTTTCTCGGTGAACAGTCGGGTCGATGAAGAAGAAGGGACGCTCGTGGCCCTCGCCGAGGGGCAGCTCCGCGTCACGGGACGGACCGCCAACGCCCGAACGACATCCGTGCAACCCGGACAGGCCGTGACTGTGGGACGAACCGGTCCGCTGACGGCAGTGCGCGACACCAGCATCGACCGGGTGACGGTGTGGCGGCGCGGGGGGTTTGCCGTGACGGGCGCCCCTCTGCCCGATCTTGCCGAGGCCCTTGAACGACGCTTTGGGCAGACTATTCAGCTGGATGCGTCGATTTCAGAGTCCATGCGCACGGCACCGCTCACGCTTTACTACGCGCAGAATGCCGACCTCGAACAGATTCTCCACGACATTTGCATGGCTCGCAATCTGACGTATCGGTCCACGGCCAACGGCTTCGTGCTCTCGCGCGCTGGTGACACGCAAGCGTCTCGGCTTCCATGA
- a CDS encoding RNA polymerase sigma-70 factor, whose product MPTDEQFATWCRRIKASDREAFRAVFNALHDPLARYALQITGRTAVAQDIVQYAFTTLWDMRENLDPSESLEALLFRLVRNRAYNAERDRRNRAAKHDEIKRDTGPVQPDAGAQMDADRLAADLRLRIDELPDRQREALTLSRFEGLSHDAIAEVMDISPRTVNNHIVEALKKLRRWVRSHHADHLSS is encoded by the coding sequence ATGCCAACCGACGAGCAATTTGCGACGTGGTGCCGCCGCATCAAGGCCTCCGACCGCGAGGCGTTCCGGGCCGTGTTCAATGCCCTCCACGATCCACTGGCCCGCTACGCTCTCCAGATTACGGGGCGCACGGCCGTCGCGCAGGACATTGTGCAGTACGCGTTCACGACGCTCTGGGACATGCGGGAGAACCTTGACCCCAGTGAGTCGCTAGAGGCGCTGCTCTTCCGTCTCGTGCGGAACCGGGCCTACAACGCGGAGCGCGATCGACGAAATCGAGCGGCCAAGCACGACGAAATCAAGCGCGACACAGGGCCGGTCCAGCCAGATGCCGGAGCGCAGATGGATGCCGATCGACTGGCGGCCGACCTCCGGTTACGGATCGACGAACTCCCCGACCGGCAGCGGGAGGCGCTCACCCTCAGCCGGTTCGAGGGCCTGAGCCACGACGCCATCGCCGAGGTGATGGACATTTCGCCCCGCACCGTGAACAATCACATTGTGGAGGCCCTGAAAAAGCTTCGCCGCTGGGTTCGCTCCCATCACGCAGACCACCTTTCGTCATGA
- a CDS encoding succinate dehydrogenase iron-sulfur subunit, producing MDLTVEIKRYNPDEDDEPHWEAYEVPAEPLDSALSLLLHVKWHEDGTLSFRKSCAHGICGSDAMQINGENKLACSVLVKDLVSGDGDTITFAPLPSAPVVKDLVIDQSRFFEKYRDVKPWLITDGPAPEREREQSPEEHEVIEDATKCIMCGACTHACPSTWADPDYLGPAAMLKAYRYTFDSRDDGAEERLDVVDSPDGLWKCYTIFNCNEACPKDIDITRWLSALKRRAATSQASTKA from the coding sequence ATGGACCTTACTGTTGAAATCAAGCGCTACAATCCTGATGAGGACGACGAGCCGCACTGGGAAGCCTACGAGGTGCCGGCTGAGCCACTTGACAGTGCTCTCTCCCTCCTCCTGCACGTGAAGTGGCACGAGGACGGCACGCTCTCCTTTCGCAAGAGTTGCGCGCACGGCATCTGTGGCTCCGACGCCATGCAGATCAACGGTGAGAATAAACTCGCCTGCTCGGTGCTGGTGAAAGATCTCGTGAGTGGGGACGGCGACACGATTACGTTTGCGCCTCTCCCTTCTGCCCCGGTCGTGAAGGACCTCGTCATCGATCAGAGCCGCTTCTTTGAGAAGTACCGCGACGTGAAGCCGTGGCTCATCACCGATGGCCCGGCGCCGGAGCGTGAGCGCGAGCAGAGTCCCGAAGAGCATGAGGTCATCGAGGACGCGACGAAGTGCATCATGTGCGGGGCGTGCACACACGCGTGCCCCTCTACGTGGGCGGATCCGGACTACCTCGGCCCCGCGGCCATGCTCAAGGCCTACCGCTACACGTTCGACAGTCGCGACGACGGCGCCGAAGAGCGACTCGATGTAGTGGACTCGCCGGACGGCCTTTGGAAGTGCTACACCATCTTCAACTGCAACGAGGCCTGTCCCAAGGACATCGACATCACGCGCTGGCTTTCGGCCCTCAAGCGCCGCGCTGCGACTTCTCAGGCCTCGACGAAGGCCTAG